A genomic window from Silene latifolia isolate original U9 population chromosome 11, ASM4854445v1, whole genome shotgun sequence includes:
- the LOC141611016 gene encoding exocyst complex component EXO84C isoform X2, translated as MISHTMKESSLNLRSTLSINPILKRKLCCELLDLKDSVENLCGNTRAKYLAFLRLSEEVVEMDHELVELRKHISAQGILIQDLANGVFHELEEWIKADDHEDQSDSQLYDLEDLSFKDTDAKRIFLEKIDILLAECKLQEAMEAMDIEERSAAELRSNEASSYKSAFLKRKANLENQLVKIAEQPSLGGAEFKQALYALLKLGKGPLGHHILLKRYASRLRKRIGAFIPLCSHFPHTYPVTLSKIVFSFISLAAKESHSIFGDDPIYRNKVVQLAEEEIESFVRVVKENGQSSDTVSALHAASVCVQASLSSCVVLEEQGLKLSKLLMILLQPYMEEVLEMNFRRCRRVLSDMAENENIPMLSPRFLSPLSVFAPSSESSLISTGVKFIFLVNDITEQLSQMAIIHFGGNVLNRIVQLFDIHVDLLIKALPSPSEDDGMTELKEVLPFKAETDSQQLALLGVAYTIVDELLPMSVSKIWKIHMRNNDEGAELPESIMPVGGNAVEFKDWRRQLQHSLDKLRDYFCRQYVLNFIYSREGKARLDARIYVDGEGEDIHWYSDPLPSLPFQALFARLQQLAAVAGDVLLGKDKLQKVLLARLTETVVMWLADEQEFWCVFEDETVPLKPFGLQQLILDMHFTVEIARFAGYPSRHVLQLASGIIARAVKTFSARGIDPQSTLPEDEWFSETARTSINKLLLGVSGSEVSEAEEEHIFLHDDHIVSDSDDSISSCSSVDSFHSFVSAEMGADPDA; from the exons AAAACTGTGTTGTGAGTTGTTGGATCTGAAAGATTCTGTGGAAAATTTATGCGGGAATACTAGAGCAAAATATTTGGCTTTTTTGAG ACTCTCGGAAGAAGTTGTTGAAATGGACCATGAACTAGTCGAATTAAGAAAGCACATATCCGCCCAAGGAATTCTGATACAAGATCTCGCGAATGGTGTATTTCATGAATTAGAGGAGTGGATCAAAGCTGATGATCATGAAGATCAATCTGATTCTCAACTTTATGATCTCGAAGACCTCTCTTTTAAAGACACAGATGCAAAGAGGATATTTTTGGAAAAGATTGATATCCTCTTAGCTGAGTGTAAGCTGCAGGAAGCAATGGAAGCTATGGATATCGAGGAAAGAAGTGCAGCTGAGCTGAGAAGTAATGAAGCTTCCTCTTATAAATCTGCTTTCCTAAAAAGGAAGGCCAATTTAGAGAATCAGCTAGTCAAAATTGCTGAGCAACCTTCACTTGGCGGTGCCGAGTTTAAGCAGGCGTTATACGCATTGTTAAAACTCGGGAAAGGTCCTTTAGGCCATCATATACTACTTAAGAGATATGCGTCTCGCCTCCGAAAGAGAATTGGCGCTTTTATTCCATTATGTTCTCATTTTCCTCATACATACCCAGTGACTTTGTCCAAAATTGTGTTTTCTTTTATCTCATTGGCGGCAAAAGAATCTCATTCTATTTTTGGTGACGATCCTATATATAGAAACAAAGTGGTTCAGTTGGCAGAGGAGGAAATTGAGTCTTTTGTACGAGTGGTGAAGGAAAATGGCCAGTCCTCTGACACAGTATCGGCTTTACATGCTGCTAGCGTTTGTGTTCAGGCTAGCCTCAGCAGCTGTGTAGTTCTAGAAGAACAGGGCCTCAAATTGTCTAAGTTGCTGATGATACTCTTGCAACCTTACATGGAAGAAGTGCTAGAGATGAACTTTAGACGATGTAGGCGAGTACTTTCTGACATGGCAGAAAATGAAAATATTCCCATGTTGTCTCCTCGGTTTCTTTCTCCATTGTCAGTTTTTGCCCCGTCATCTGAAAGTTCCCTCATAAGTACAGGAGTGAAATTCATCTTCCTTGTGAAT GATATAACTGAGCAGCTATCGCAGATGGCTATTATTCACTTTGGAGGAAATGTACTGAATAGAATTGTTCAGCTATTCGATATTCATGTCGACCTTCTAATAAAAGCTTTACCAAGCCCGTCAGAGGACGATGGCATGACAGAGCTAAAAGAGGTTCTTCCTTTCAAAGCTGAGACCGATTCACAACAGCTTGCACTTTTGGGAGTCGCTTATACAATTGTAGATGAGCTACTGCCAATGTCGGTATCAAAAATATGGAAAATCCATATGAGAAATAATGATGAAGGGGCTGAATTGCCTGAAAGCATCATGCCAGTTGGAGGTAATGCTGTCGAGTTCAAGGACTGGAGACGCCAGCTTCAACATTCGTTGGATAAGCTGCGAGATTATTTCTGCAGGCAATACGTTTTAAACTTTATATATTCTAGAGAAGGCAAAGCACGTCTTGATGCCAGAATTTatgttgatggagaaggggaagACATACATTGGTACTCTGATCCACTTCCATCACTTCCGTTCCAG GCTTTGTTTGCAAGGCTTCAACAATTAGCAGCTGTTGCCGGAGATGTGTTATTGGGGAAAGACAAACTTCAAAAAGTCCTACTTGCAAGGTTGACTGAAACAGTAGTCATGTGGCTGGCTGATGAACAAGAATTTTGGTGTGTGTTTGAGGATGAGACGGTGCCATTAAAGCCTTTTGGTTTGCAACAG TTGATTCTTGATATGCATTTTACCGTTGAAATTGCACGTTTTGCTGGTTATCCATCAAGACATGTCCTGCAGCTTGCATCTGGGATTATTGCTCGTGCTGTCAAAACTTTTTCGGCAAGAGGCATTGATCCTCAAAG CACGCTTCCCGAGGATGAGTGGTTCTCAGAGACTGCCCGGACATCTATAAATAAACTACTGCTTGGAGTTTCTGGTTCAGAAGTATCGGAAGCAGAAGAAGAACACATCTTTTTACATGATGATCACATTGTCTCGGATTCTGATGACTCGATTTCAAGCTGTTCATCGGTTGATTCCTTCCATTCTTTTGTCTCAGCGGAAATGGGAGCCGATCCTGATGCCTAA
- the LOC141611016 gene encoding exocyst complex component EXO84C isoform X1 has product MESSEEEDDFSYHEGIIPQSKINSLYQSHTEKGIRKLCCELLDLKDSVENLCGNTRAKYLAFLRLSEEVVEMDHELVELRKHISAQGILIQDLANGVFHELEEWIKADDHEDQSDSQLYDLEDLSFKDTDAKRIFLEKIDILLAECKLQEAMEAMDIEERSAAELRSNEASSYKSAFLKRKANLENQLVKIAEQPSLGGAEFKQALYALLKLGKGPLGHHILLKRYASRLRKRIGAFIPLCSHFPHTYPVTLSKIVFSFISLAAKESHSIFGDDPIYRNKVVQLAEEEIESFVRVVKENGQSSDTVSALHAASVCVQASLSSCVVLEEQGLKLSKLLMILLQPYMEEVLEMNFRRCRRVLSDMAENENIPMLSPRFLSPLSVFAPSSESSLISTGVKFIFLVNDITEQLSQMAIIHFGGNVLNRIVQLFDIHVDLLIKALPSPSEDDGMTELKEVLPFKAETDSQQLALLGVAYTIVDELLPMSVSKIWKIHMRNNDEGAELPESIMPVGGNAVEFKDWRRQLQHSLDKLRDYFCRQYVLNFIYSREGKARLDARIYVDGEGEDIHWYSDPLPSLPFQALFARLQQLAAVAGDVLLGKDKLQKVLLARLTETVVMWLADEQEFWCVFEDETVPLKPFGLQQLILDMHFTVEIARFAGYPSRHVLQLASGIIARAVKTFSARGIDPQSTLPEDEWFSETARTSINKLLLGVSGSEVSEAEEEHIFLHDDHIVSDSDDSISSCSSVDSFHSFVSAEMGADPDA; this is encoded by the exons GGGATCAGAAAACTGTGTTGTGAGTTGTTGGATCTGAAAGATTCTGTGGAAAATTTATGCGGGAATACTAGAGCAAAATATTTGGCTTTTTTGAG ACTCTCGGAAGAAGTTGTTGAAATGGACCATGAACTAGTCGAATTAAGAAAGCACATATCCGCCCAAGGAATTCTGATACAAGATCTCGCGAATGGTGTATTTCATGAATTAGAGGAGTGGATCAAAGCTGATGATCATGAAGATCAATCTGATTCTCAACTTTATGATCTCGAAGACCTCTCTTTTAAAGACACAGATGCAAAGAGGATATTTTTGGAAAAGATTGATATCCTCTTAGCTGAGTGTAAGCTGCAGGAAGCAATGGAAGCTATGGATATCGAGGAAAGAAGTGCAGCTGAGCTGAGAAGTAATGAAGCTTCCTCTTATAAATCTGCTTTCCTAAAAAGGAAGGCCAATTTAGAGAATCAGCTAGTCAAAATTGCTGAGCAACCTTCACTTGGCGGTGCCGAGTTTAAGCAGGCGTTATACGCATTGTTAAAACTCGGGAAAGGTCCTTTAGGCCATCATATACTACTTAAGAGATATGCGTCTCGCCTCCGAAAGAGAATTGGCGCTTTTATTCCATTATGTTCTCATTTTCCTCATACATACCCAGTGACTTTGTCCAAAATTGTGTTTTCTTTTATCTCATTGGCGGCAAAAGAATCTCATTCTATTTTTGGTGACGATCCTATATATAGAAACAAAGTGGTTCAGTTGGCAGAGGAGGAAATTGAGTCTTTTGTACGAGTGGTGAAGGAAAATGGCCAGTCCTCTGACACAGTATCGGCTTTACATGCTGCTAGCGTTTGTGTTCAGGCTAGCCTCAGCAGCTGTGTAGTTCTAGAAGAACAGGGCCTCAAATTGTCTAAGTTGCTGATGATACTCTTGCAACCTTACATGGAAGAAGTGCTAGAGATGAACTTTAGACGATGTAGGCGAGTACTTTCTGACATGGCAGAAAATGAAAATATTCCCATGTTGTCTCCTCGGTTTCTTTCTCCATTGTCAGTTTTTGCCCCGTCATCTGAAAGTTCCCTCATAAGTACAGGAGTGAAATTCATCTTCCTTGTGAAT GATATAACTGAGCAGCTATCGCAGATGGCTATTATTCACTTTGGAGGAAATGTACTGAATAGAATTGTTCAGCTATTCGATATTCATGTCGACCTTCTAATAAAAGCTTTACCAAGCCCGTCAGAGGACGATGGCATGACAGAGCTAAAAGAGGTTCTTCCTTTCAAAGCTGAGACCGATTCACAACAGCTTGCACTTTTGGGAGTCGCTTATACAATTGTAGATGAGCTACTGCCAATGTCGGTATCAAAAATATGGAAAATCCATATGAGAAATAATGATGAAGGGGCTGAATTGCCTGAAAGCATCATGCCAGTTGGAGGTAATGCTGTCGAGTTCAAGGACTGGAGACGCCAGCTTCAACATTCGTTGGATAAGCTGCGAGATTATTTCTGCAGGCAATACGTTTTAAACTTTATATATTCTAGAGAAGGCAAAGCACGTCTTGATGCCAGAATTTatgttgatggagaaggggaagACATACATTGGTACTCTGATCCACTTCCATCACTTCCGTTCCAG GCTTTGTTTGCAAGGCTTCAACAATTAGCAGCTGTTGCCGGAGATGTGTTATTGGGGAAAGACAAACTTCAAAAAGTCCTACTTGCAAGGTTGACTGAAACAGTAGTCATGTGGCTGGCTGATGAACAAGAATTTTGGTGTGTGTTTGAGGATGAGACGGTGCCATTAAAGCCTTTTGGTTTGCAACAG TTGATTCTTGATATGCATTTTACCGTTGAAATTGCACGTTTTGCTGGTTATCCATCAAGACATGTCCTGCAGCTTGCATCTGGGATTATTGCTCGTGCTGTCAAAACTTTTTCGGCAAGAGGCATTGATCCTCAAAG CACGCTTCCCGAGGATGAGTGGTTCTCAGAGACTGCCCGGACATCTATAAATAAACTACTGCTTGGAGTTTCTGGTTCAGAAGTATCGGAAGCAGAAGAAGAACACATCTTTTTACATGATGATCACATTGTCTCGGATTCTGATGACTCGATTTCAAGCTGTTCATCGGTTGATTCCTTCCATTCTTTTGTCTCAGCGGAAATGGGAGCCGATCCTGATGCCTAA